A window of Clostridioides sp. ES-S-0010-02 genomic DNA:
TTTTTTTCTGCTTCTTCCTTAGTCATTTTTTTTAATTTAATTGGTGCCAATGTTATATTATCTAAAATAGTCTTATGTGGGAATAAATTAAAGTTCTGAAACACCATACCTATATTTTGTCTAACTTCATCAATATTAGTTTTTTTATCAACTAAATTTTTTCCTTCAAATATTATCTCTCCACCTGTAGGTATTTCTAATAAATTCATACATCTAAGAAGTGTACTTTTACCAGAGCCACTTGGACCTACTATAACCATTATTTCGCCTTTAGCGATTTCTAAGTCTATATTTTTTAATACATTTAAATCTCCAAAAGATTTACTTAAATTTTTTATTGTAATCATATTATCACTTTCCTTTTTACTATTCTATGTTTTCCCTAAATGCTAAACATGCTCTCATCTAGTTAGACACAGATAGTTTCTTTTCTAATAATCCAACTAATCTTGATAGAGTAAATGTTATAACAAAATAAATTGCTGCTGCTACTATTAATGGCTCTAATGCTCTGAATGCTGCATTTTTTACTATATCAGCAGTACGCATTATCTCAACAACACCTATTACAGATATTATTGAAGATTCTTTTACAAGTGTAATAAACTCATTTGCTAATGAAGGTAGTATATTTTTTATAGCTTGAGGTATTATTATATATCTCATAGTTGACCAGTAATTTAATCCTAATGATCTACTTGCTTCCATTTGTCCATTATCAACTGATTGTATACCTGATCTAAGTATCTCTGCCACATATGCACCAGAGTTTACTGACAATGCAAATGCACTAGCTATAAATTCACTTGGTATACCAAATAACATAGGGAATCTTATTCCTAATTGAGGTAATCCAAACCATACTATATATATCTGTACTAATAATGGTGTTCCTCTTAAAATCTCAATATAGATTGATGATATTACTCTTAATACTTTACTCTTTGATATTTTTGCCATACAGATAATTATACCTATTACAAATCCAAAGCATAATGCCACAAGAGAAATTCCTACTGTCACACCTGTTCCTTCCAAAAAAGAAGTCCCAAATCTACTTAAAAAACTAAAATCTAAACTCATAATTTCATCTCCCACATAACTTTCTTACTAATTTGAAGCAGCTTCAGTAGATGCTTCATTTAAAAATTCTTCTATTTTTTTACCATCTTGTAATTCTTTTATTTTTTTATTTAATAATTCTATAAAGTCTTTGTTGTTATCAGCTTTTTTAATTGCTGCTGCCATACCTTCTGTTACATCTTTACCAACTTCAGTATTTGCCATTTTTATTCCATCATATTTTTTAACATTTATTAAAGAAACTGCTTCATTAACAACAACTGCATCTATATTTCCATTTTTTAATTCTGTGATTAGGTCAGGTACTGCTTTTAAAGATTTTGTAGTTGTCATTTTTAGAGTGTTAACTACATATTCTTCTTGAATGCTTCCTGCCTGTACCCCTACTCTAAGTTTTTTCAAATCGTCTTCAGTTTTTACTTTGTCTATATCTGCATCTTTAACTATAACTGCATTTCTACTTAAATAATATAATTCTGAGAAATCAACACTCTTTTCTCTTTCTGGTGTTGGAGACATCCCTGCAAGAACCATATCAACTTGGTCTGCATTTAAAGCACCTATTAATCCATCAAATGACATATCTTTAATTTCAACCTTTACACCAAGTTCCTTTGCAAATTCTTCAGCCAACATTACATCAAATCCTTTTATTGAATCTTTACCATCTACTACTTTATGAAATTCAAATGGTGGGAATTCTGCACTAGTACCAACAACTAATTTTCCACTTTCTTTTATTTGCTCTAATTTTGTTTTTTCTTCTCCACCACTACATCCTACTAGCGATAATGTTAATCCTAATACTAATCCTAAACTTAATAATTTTTTAAATACTTTCATTTTAACTACCCCTCTCTTTTAATTATAATTTTCCCTCAAATTTTTAATACTTTAATGTTTCGAGTTACAAAAAAAGTCCCTCAGTCTTTAATGACTAAGAGACGACTTTACCGCGTTACCACTCTTATTGATAAATACTTA
This region includes:
- a CDS encoding amino acid ABC transporter permease; its protein translation is MSLDFSFLSRFGTSFLEGTGVTVGISLVALCFGFVIGIIICMAKISKSKVLRVISSIYIEILRGTPLLVQIYIVWFGLPQLGIRFPMLFGIPSEFIASAFALSVNSGAYVAEILRSGIQSVDNGQMEASRSLGLNYWSTMRYIIIPQAIKNILPSLANEFITLVKESSIISVIGVVEIMRTADIVKNAAFRALEPLIVAAAIYFVITFTLSRLVGLLEKKLSVSN
- a CDS encoding transporter substrate-binding domain-containing protein encodes the protein MKVFKKLLSLGLVLGLTLSLVGCSGGEEKTKLEQIKESGKLVVGTSAEFPPFEFHKVVDGKDSIKGFDVMLAEEFAKELGVKVEIKDMSFDGLIGALNADQVDMVLAGMSPTPEREKSVDFSELYYLSRNAVIVKDADIDKVKTEDDLKKLRVGVQAGSIQEEYVVNTLKMTTTKSLKAVPDLITELKNGNIDAVVVNEAVSLINVKKYDGIKMANTEVGKDVTEGMAAAIKKADNNKDFIELLNKKIKELQDGKKIEEFLNEASTEAASN